One Saccharopolyspora erythraea NRRL 2338 genomic region harbors:
- a CDS encoding acyl carrier protein, with protein MPRRITTGHARELVRDALLKAMPGADLDSVDEGENIRDALELDSLDFLTFVEQLGDAAGVRIDEDDYDQLTTIKSSVEYLTRLP; from the coding sequence ATGCCCCGGCGAATCACCACCGGACACGCTCGGGAGCTCGTGCGCGACGCCTTGCTCAAAGCCATGCCCGGAGCCGACCTCGACTCCGTCGACGAGGGCGAGAACATCCGCGATGCCCTGGAACTGGACTCGCTGGACTTCCTCACCTTCGTCGAGCAGCTCGGCGACGCGGCGGGAGTGCGCATCGACGAAGACGACTACGACCAGCTGACCACGATCAAATCCTCGGTCGAATACCTCACCAGACTGCCCTGA